TATCTTTCTGTGCATTTCTTTCTCTCTTGATTTGGGATCTATGTCCTTTAGCCATGGATGAACCCTCCTTTCGAAATATGTTGATCTATTATCTAACTCTTGACTTCTTCTCGTCTTTTCCATGTCCTCTGTATGTTCTTGTTGCAACGAACTCTCCGAGTTTGTGTCCAACCATATCTTCTGTAACATATACAGGCACATGTTTTCTTCCATCATGTACGGCAAATGTATGCCCTACGAATGATGGGAAGATTGTAGAACGACGTGACCATGTCTTAATAACTGATTTATCACCTGCAGCGTTCATAGCGTCTACTTTTTTAAGTAAGCTTTCGTCTGCAAATGGTCCTTTTTTAAGTGAGCGAGCCATAGGTTCTAACCTCCTTGTAAACTAATTATTTGATACCTTTACCGTCTCTTCTTCTTACGATTAACTTGTTAGAAGATTTGTTTTTCTTACGTGTCTTAAGACCAAGTGCCGGTTTACCCCATGGAGTACATGGACCTGGACGACCGATGCTTGTCTTACCTTCACCACCACCGTGTGGATGGTCATTCGGGTTCATAACAGAACCACGAACTGTAGGTCTGATACCCATGTGACGTTTACGTCCTGCTTTACCGATGTTGATCAGGTTGTGCTCTCCATTTCCAACAACACCAACAGATGCTCTACAAATGATTGGCACCATTCTCATCTCTCCTGATGGAAGTCTGAGTGTAGCATATTTCCCTTCTTTAGCCATCAACTGAGCGCTGTTTCCTGCTGAACGAACAAGCTGTCCGCCTTTT
This Ruminococcus hominis DNA region includes the following protein-coding sequences:
- the rpsS gene encoding 30S ribosomal protein S19 — protein: MARSLKKGPFADESLLKKVDAMNAAGDKSVIKTWSRRSTIFPSFVGHTFAVHDGRKHVPVYVTEDMVGHKLGEFVATRTYRGHGKDEKKSRVR